Proteins from a genomic interval of Mesobacillus sp. S13:
- a CDS encoding quinone oxidoreductase family protein yields the protein MKAIQLKEYGGPEVLQVVELERPVPKGHQVLIKIHAIGVNYADTARREGQYVVPTKLPFIPGAEIAGVVVETGESVTNVQAGDRVVTLIESGGYAEFALADSRGLIPLQEKMEFEQAVALPLQGLSAYHILKTMGRLEAGETVLVHAAAGGVGTLAVQLAKLSGASKVIATASTDDKLALAADMGADVLINYTAQGWEEKVLEATGGKGVDVALEMAGGEIFNKTLKCLGTFGRLVIYGVASGEQSRFYPSSLMARNQSVIGFFLPQIMRKPALIQSSMAEMLGYLSKGQLKLTIGGVFSLEQAAEVHRLLQSRQTKGKLILKP from the coding sequence ATGAAAGCAATTCAACTGAAAGAATATGGCGGTCCGGAGGTTCTTCAGGTAGTAGAGCTGGAACGCCCAGTTCCTAAAGGGCATCAGGTATTAATCAAAATTCATGCGATTGGGGTCAACTATGCTGACACTGCAAGAAGAGAAGGACAGTATGTTGTTCCAACAAAACTTCCGTTTATCCCTGGTGCAGAGATTGCGGGAGTAGTAGTAGAAACAGGAGAATCCGTCACAAATGTTCAGGCAGGAGACCGTGTGGTTACCCTGATTGAATCTGGAGGTTACGCTGAGTTTGCGCTGGCTGATAGCCGTGGACTGATTCCTTTACAGGAGAAGATGGAATTTGAGCAGGCGGTGGCACTCCCGCTTCAAGGTCTGAGTGCTTATCATATTCTGAAAACGATGGGACGCCTGGAAGCAGGGGAAACCGTTCTAGTGCATGCTGCAGCCGGAGGAGTGGGTACGCTGGCTGTCCAACTTGCCAAGCTATCAGGAGCAAGCAAAGTAATAGCGACTGCTAGCACAGATGATAAATTGGCATTGGCCGCTGATATGGGAGCTGATGTCCTGATCAATTATACGGCACAAGGATGGGAAGAAAAGGTTCTTGAGGCGACTGGCGGCAAAGGGGTCGATGTTGCCCTCGAAATGGCAGGCGGCGAGATTTTCAACAAAACGCTTAAATGTCTTGGCACATTTGGTCGACTCGTTATCTATGGAGTGGCTAGTGGGGAGCAGAGCCGCTTTTATCCATCATCCTTGATGGCAAGGAACCAGTCAGTCATCGGTTTTTTCTTGCCACAAATCATGAGGAAACCAGCATTGATTCAATCAAGTATGGCTGAAATGCTTGGTTATTTATCAAAGGGACAATTAAAGCTGACAATTGGAGGAGTATTCTCACTCGAGCAGGCAGCAGAAGTCCATCGGCTTTTACAATCACGGCAGACGAAGGGTAAGTTGATTCTAAAACCTTAA